The Benincasa hispida cultivar B227 chromosome 11, ASM972705v1, whole genome shotgun sequence genome has a segment encoding these proteins:
- the LOC120090910 gene encoding uncharacterized protein LOC120090910 — MRLDLIGSMSPKSSAGHSYHSIGNYDYFSKGRLEVIALREAKKEDMVDFIRIHIIYRYGIPHKIVTDNGRQFSYSMINRLCEKLKFRKFKSSMYNAAANGLAKAFNKMLCNLLKKIVYKSKRD; from the coding sequence ATGAGGCTTGATCTTATTGGCTCTATGAGTCCTAAGTCATCAGCGGGACATTCTTACCATTCGATAGGCAACTATGATTACTTTTCAAAAGGTCGACTTGAGGTCATTGCCTTGAGGgaagctaagaaagaagacatGGTGGACTTTATCCGCATTCATATCATCTATCGGTATGGTATCCCCCATAAAATCGTGACAGATAATGGAAGGCAGTTCTCCTATAGCATGATAAACAGGTTGTGTGAGAAGCTCAAGTTCAGGAAGTTCAAGTCATCCATGTACAATGCTGCTGCAAATGGGTTGGCAAAGGCATTCAACAAGATGTTGTGCAACTTGCTGAAGAAAATTGTCTATAAGTCAAAAAGAGATTAG
- the LOC120089747 gene encoding uncharacterized protein LOC120089747: MSEYGLGDKHDRIESQNFQTQNTPKPSEKMASISSTFPALHSISRLAFPNPSPIPRPSFSLPSSTNFTLAAASSFSHSPVHGRSRGRGLKQPKAVEEDASIPEQGVEGEPPSPSPSDSPAVTVPVSPSDILTMFFQAEGTLNESAIPAVTEALEQTEGITGLKVQVVEGIASVALTKQTTIQSTGVASSLIETIQGAGFKLQTLNLSFEDKEEAFV; this comes from the exons ATGAGTGAGTACGGTCTAGGGGATAAGCATGATAGGATAGAATCCCAAAATTTCCAAACACAAAACACACCCAAACCGTCAGAAAAAATGGCTTCAATCTCCTCCACCTTCCCGGCCCTTCACTCCATTTCTCGCCTTGCATTTCCCAATCCATCCCCAATTCCCAGGCCTTCCTTCTCTCTTCCCTCCTCCACTAACTTCACTCTCGCCGCCGCCTCCTCCTTCAGCCATTCGCCGGTTCATGGCCGGAGCCGGGGACGCGGCCTGAAACAACCCAAGGCAGTTGAAGAGGATGCCTCTATTCCTGAGCAAGGAGTTGAAGGCGAACCGCCGTCTCCTTCTCCATCTGACTCGCCGGCAGTCACCGTGCCCGTCTCTCCCTCTGATATTCTCACCATGTTCTTTCAG GCAGAGGGGACACTAAATGAATCAGCTATTCCTGCTGTAACTGAGGCTTTGGAG CAAACTGAGGGTATCACTGGGTTGAAAGTTCAAGTCGTTGAGGGCATTGCATCAGTTGCG CTTACAAAACAAACAACAATACAATCTACAGGAGTGGCCTCGAGTTTGATCGAGACCATTCAAGGTGCAGGTTTTAAGTTACAAACGTTGAATTTGAGTTTTGAGGACAAGGAAGAAGCTTTTGTTTAG